A single region of the Nicotiana sylvestris chromosome 6, ASM39365v2, whole genome shotgun sequence genome encodes:
- the LOC138871797 gene encoding uncharacterized protein, with the protein MKKRVLAEIKWNSLTLYCGLRETNRNQTKRLQWSNPNGAENSQRFFNQKQQATDEKVESQSSAIKNLEIQMSQLATFMSEQIKGAPPSNTEKNPKEHLKAISLQSYKTLDDPYVDRQVKPQEVEHVNEEALTQIPPFKEILSNKRNLEEVSVVKLTEKCSAILQNKLPQKLGDPRSFTIACTVGGAHFEKALCNSGALINLMPFSIFKKLELGEMKDTGVSLQLADQSTKRSKGIIENVLVRVDKFIFLVEFIVHEMEENTEVPLILGRPFLATGRAIIDVHQG; encoded by the exons ATGAAGAAACG TGTTCTTGCTGAAATAAAATGGAATTCACTTACCTTATACTGCGGATTGAGAGAAACAAACAGAAATCAAACGAAGCGTTTGCAATGGAGTAACCCAAATGGTGCTGAAAATTCTCAAAGATTTTTCAATCAAAAGCAGCAG GCTACTGATGAGAAGGTTGAAAGTCAAAGTTCAGCCATTAAGAATTTAGAAATTCAGATGAGCCAATTAGCAACCTTCATGTCTGAACAAATAAAAGGTGCTCCACCAAGCAACACCGAAAAAAATCCAAAGGAACACCTCAAAGCCATCTCTCTGCAGTCATATAAAACTCTTGATGATCCATATGTAGATAGACAAGTAAAACCACAAGAAGTGGAACATGTAAATGAAG AAGCTTTGACACAAATACCTCCTTTCAAAGAAATTTTGTCAAATAAAAGAAATTTGGAAGAAGTTTCAGTGGTTAAGCTTACAGAGAAATGTAGtgctatacttcaaaataagctTCCACAGAAACTTGGTGATCCAAGGAGTTTTACAATTGCTTGTACTGTGGGAGGTGCTCACTTTGAAAAGGCATTATGTAATTCGGGTGCTCTAATAAATCTAATGCCTTTCTCAATTTTCAAGAAATTGGAACTTGGTGAAATGAAAGATACTGGTGTGTCTCTTCAATTAGCTGATCAAAGTACTAAAAGGTCCAAAGGAATAATTGAAAATGTCCTTGTTAGAGTAGATAAATTTATATTCTTGGTAGAATTTATAGTAcatgaaatggaagaaaatactGAGGTACCATTAATTTTAGGTAGACCATTTCTCGCAACAGGAAGAGCGATCATTGATGTTCATCAAGGATAA